The sequence TAATAAGTTTAAGCATGCAATCTTACATAATCGAGATCATACAAATGAAATGTTTAATTTTGCCAAAAAAAAGAATAAGCAAGATAGTTTTCTTTATGCTCTTAATAATATTTTGTATGACGCTATTGTCAAGAAGCAAAAAGATGCTATAGTTAGCATTTTTAATTTTGCTAGTACTAATAATCTTCTTAATCATGACCAACTGTATGGCTTTACAAACAATGCACTATTAAAATTTGCTAAAGAAAAAGGCTTAACAGAAATAGTTAAAGCAATTAATGCAGCAAAGGATACACTTGAACCTGAAGCTCAACATAAGCCATCTAGGGCTGCAGATAGCCAAGCTGCTCCTGAAGCAGAAGCAGAACCAACTCCTATCACACCACCTCTTCCCCCACAAAGTTGGCAAGGAGAATCTCATAAAAAAGGAACTATGCCTACAGATGAGGATTTGCAGAATTTGGCTGATAGGTTACTTACTGCAATAACAAATGATACAAGCGTTGAAAGTATATTAACAAGCAATAGTATACAACACGTTTTGATACGTTATGGAGTCAATGACAATGCAGAAAACTTTTGTACGTTTCTGGTTTACGCTATTCACTATGATCGTGAAAATGTTGCTATAGAGATTTTAAACACCGCAAACCCAGAGACTCTTGCATTTCTTCTTGAAAAAAAGCAAGAGGTGATGCTTGATGGGAATCCAGTGGATTATACAGCATTGAATTATGCCATTAAGAAAGGCCATGAAAAGCTTGTTAAAATAATTGAGGCAAAAAATGCTGAACTTGAAGCTCAAACTCAACATAAGCCGCCTAAGGCTGCAGATGGCCAAGCTGCTCCTCCACAAAGTGGGCAAGGAGAATCTGATGAAGAAGAAAAGATGGTAACTAATACTGAGGTAAAACTAACATCAGAGCAACAGAAGTTATATACTAATCTAAAGGCTGCGATAAAAAGTGGTGATGCTGATAGTGTTTACACTGTGTTAGATGGACAAGATCGCGCAGATTTACTACGTATTTTTGATGCTGAAAGTAAAGAGTTATATGATCTTTTAAACTATACTAAAGATGATGGCAGAGCAGTTGCTGAGAAGATTTTTGACAAATTTATAATAGAGGGTATATCTGGAAATTTTATAAATCACTTATCCGATAAGATAGTATCTGATAACGAGGATGTTGCTGAAGGAATTTCGAAATTTGCCAAGACGAATATAATGTATAGCACAATTTTTGATAATCTAAGCAATAGGTTTAAGCATGTAATCTTACATAATCAAGATCATGCAAGTAAAATTTTTAATTTTGGTAAAAAAGGGCCTCCGCAAATTCCAAAGCTTTTTCTTTTAGATCTTTATAGTATTTTACGTTATGCCATCAACAATGGTCAAAAGGATAATGTAGTTAATATTTTTAATTTTGCCAGAAATCATAATGTTCTTGAAGATGTTCTTAATCATCGCTATAAAGAAGGAACAATAACAATATCAGATCTTGCTCAACAACAAAAACAAACAGAAATAGTTACAATAATTGAGGCAGCAGAGGCTAAACTTAAATCTGAAGATCAACATAAGCCGCCTAAGGCGCCAGATGGCCTAGCTTCTACTCCACAAAGTGGGCAAGGAGAATCTCATAAAGAAGGAGATATGTCTCCAGATGAGGATTTGCAGAATTTAACTAGTAAGTTATTCTATGCAATAAAAGATAATGAAAACATTGAAAATATATTAGCAAGGGATGATATACAAGATGTTTTGAGACATGGGAGAGCCACACACACCACAACAAAAAAAAGCCAAACGCTTCTGATTTACGCTATTGACTGTGATCGTGAAAATGTTGCTATAAATATTTTAAACAGAGCAGACTCAGACACTCTTACATTCCTTCTTGGAACAAAGCCAATGGTAACGCCTAATGGGGAACCAGCACATGAGAATTATACAGTATTGAATTATGCTACCGAGAAAGGCCATGAAAAGCTTGTTAAAATAATTGAGGCAGCAAAGGATACACTTGAACCTGAAGCTCAACATAAGCCGCCTAAGGCGCCAGATGGCCTAGCTTCTACTCCACAAAGTGGGCAAGGAGAATCTCATAAAGAAGGAGATATGGTAACTACCACTGAAGCATTAAAACAAGAGCAGCAGAAGTTGTATGATGGTTTAAAGACTGCGATAGAAAATGATAGGCTTACGCTTGTTTTCAAGGTGTTAAGTACACAAACTCACCAAGATTTATTAGATGTTTTTAATGCTGAAGATCAGAAGTTATATGATCTTTTAAACTATACTACCCACACAGGTAAAGAAATTGCTGGAGCGATTTTTAAAAGATTTCAACAAGTGGGTATAGAAAAAAACTTTCAGAGCCACTTATCCGATAAGGTATATGATGCTATAGTATCTAAGCAAGAGGATGTTGCTGAAGGAATTTTGGAATTTGCCAAGACGAATAACATGTATAGCAGACTTTTTTATAAGCTAGGCAATGAGTTTATAGATTCCATCTTAAATAATAATCAAGACCAAGGCAATGCAAATAAAATTTTTAATTTTGCTAAAAAAGGGAATCACCAAGAGTTTTTTATGTCTGATCTTTATAACATTTTGTATGATGCTATCCATGAGAATCAAAAGGATCATGTAGCTAATATTCTAA is a genomic window of Wolbachia endosymbiont of Folsomia candida containing:
- a CDS encoding ankyrin repeat domain-containing protein, with the translated sequence MHTTEPPDKEQELYDDLEKAIKSGTADDILHIIDKQDIVDLDHVFNAKNPKLYDLLNYTTDNDREIAGAIFKTLQRFYAEGNFTHHLSDKIYDAIVSNQPSQENVVEGILEFASINKIDRILLSSPGNKFKHAILHNRDHTNEMFNFAKKKNKQDSFLYALNNILYDAIVKKQKDAIVSIFNFASTNNLLNHDQLYGFTNNALLKFAKEKGLTEIVKAINAAKDTLEPEAQHKPSRAADSQAAPEAEAEPTPITPPLPPQSWQGESHKKGTMPTDEDLQNLADRLLTAITNDTSVESILTSNSIQHVLIRYGVNDNAENFCTFLVYAIHYDRENVAIEILNTANPETLAFLLEKKQEVMLDGNPVDYTALNYAIKKGHEKLVKIIEAKNAELEAQTQHKPPKAADGQAAPPQSGQGESDEEEKMVTNTEVKLTSEQQKLYTNLKAAIKSGDADSVYTVLDGQDRADLLRIFDAESKELYDLLNYTKDDGRAVAEKIFDKFIIEGISGNFINHLSDKIVSDNEDVAEGISKFAKTNIMYSTIFDNLSNRFKHVILHNQDHASKIFNFGKKGPPQIPKLFLLDLYSILRYAINNGQKDNVVNIFNFARNHNVLEDVLNHRYKEGTITISDLAQQQKQTEIVTIIEAAEAKLKSEDQHKPPKAPDGLASTPQSGQGESHKEGDMSPDEDLQNLTSKLFYAIKDNENIENILARDDIQDVLRHGRATHTTTKKSQTLLIYAIDCDRENVAINILNRADSDTLTFLLGTKPMVTPNGEPAHENYTVLNYATEKGHEKLVKIIEAAKDTLEPEAQHKPPKAPDGLASTPQSGQGESHKEGDMVTTTEALKQEQQKLYDGLKTAIENDRLTLVFKVLSTQTHQDLLDVFNAEDQKLYDLLNYTTHTGKEIAGAIFKRFQQVGIEKNFQSHLSDKVYDAIVSKQEDVAEGILEFAKTNNMYSRLFYKLGNEFIDSILNNNQDQGNANKIFNFAKKGNHQEFFMSDLYNILYDAIHENQKDHVANILNFAGNHNVLEDVLSYNYQEGTPLKFAEVTNLTEIVKIIEAKIAQFKAKTQHKQPKAADGQAAPEVKPISTPTTPPQSGQGESHKEGDMVTTTEALKQEQQKLYDDLEKAIKSGTADGVSNVLHRKGRTDLLRVFNAESNGLYNLLNYTTPEDQKIAEKILEASASVGMRESFASHLFDKMYDSVVSNQSNKENVAEGILEFAKMNNIYSTLFSYLTHQFKYNVVNNQGHANEIFNFAQKKNEQNRFLRALNDILYDTLINREKNKEIKDDIVSIFNFASTNSLLNHANRHILHGFRGDTLLQFAQQEGLTEIVTIIDAQNAEFQAPEPLTAENKPAFPGLTSDRSFPFPMSGLGGISGMSGYNSPSHGGWDSSNETPTFFSKHGEKIAFGTIGLLLVIGGAVLCGFGQLALGISLLIMGVVLAGALVMKAEKSQEMWHKASDKLSDLFVSKQEPNPRNL